The following coding sequences lie in one Apium graveolens cultivar Ventura chromosome 3, ASM990537v1, whole genome shotgun sequence genomic window:
- the LOC141711161 gene encoding glyoxylase I 4-like produces the protein MKENMGNPLQLKSLNHISVVCRSVTESLDFYQNVLGFFPIRRPGSFNFDGAWLFNYSIGIHLLQSEDPEGMPKTSAINPKDNHISFQCESMSAVEKKLTEMKIEYVKARVEEGGVYVDQLFFHDPDGLMIEICNCDNIPVVPLAGESLRMCSLVSCSVQQKQLLETISALHIEK, from the exons ATGAAAGAGAACATGGGAAACCCGTTACAATTGAAATCTTTGAACCATATCTCTGTAGTTTGCCGATCAGTTACAGAGTCTCTTGATTTCTATCAGAATGTTCTTGGTTTCTTCCCTATCAGAAGGCCTGGTTCATTCAATTTTGACGGAGCTTG GTTATTCAATTACAGTATCGGCATTCATCTCTTGCAATCTGAAGACCCCGAAGGGATGCCTAAGACCAGCGCGATAAATCCCAAAGACAATCACATCTCCTTCCAA TGCGAAAGCATGTCAGCAGTTGAGAAAAAACTGACAGAAATGAAGATAGAGTACGTCAAGGCAAGGGTGGAAGAAGGTGGAGTTTACGTAGACCAGCTCTTCTTCCACGATCCAGACGGTCTGATGATCGAAATCTGCAACTGCGACAACATACCAGTTGTTCCCCTAGCCGGAGAATCCCTGCGTATGTGTTCACTTGTTAGTTGCAGTGTGCAACAAAAGCAGCTACTTGAAACAATCTCAGCACTGCATATCGAAAAATGA